The following proteins are co-located in the Acidimicrobiales bacterium genome:
- a CDS encoding helix-turn-helix transcriptional regulator — protein MAEGELQRRLGENLRRVRRDRGLSQEAFAEFLGVHRTYIGSVERGERNLSLRSVERLADQLDCDPLDLLSAP, from the coding sequence GTGGCCGAAGGAGAACTGCAACGCCGTCTCGGCGAGAACCTGCGACGCGTCCGCCGTGACCGGGGCCTGTCTCAGGAGGCGTTCGCGGAGTTCTTGGGGGTGCACCGCACCTACATCGGCAGCGTCGAACGAGGCGAACGGAACCTGTCGCTGCGTTCGGTCGAGCGCCTCGCCGACCAACTCGATTGTGATCCGCTCGACTTGCTCTCAGCTCCCTGA
- a CDS encoding helix-turn-helix domain-containing protein, with protein MTNTADSETPSAADLLTIPEAAQYAPAFGQRFIRRLLDMRTLPKVKIGGRVFVSRRDLDALVAAHRDPPAPD; from the coding sequence ATGACCAACACCGCCGACAGCGAAACGCCATCAGCCGCTGACCTGTTGACCATCCCCGAGGCCGCCCAATACGCCCCCGCGTTCGGTCAGCGATTCATCCGCCGCCTCCTGGACATGCGGACCCTGCCCAAGGTCAAGATCGGCGGCCGGGTATTCGTCAGCCGCCGAGACCTCGACGCGCTCGTAGCCGCCCACCGGGACCCGCCTGCCCCAGACTGA
- a CDS encoding DUF3800 domain-containing protein, which produces MDESGTHGGSPALIVGGLAVHEDDALHLQRKLESFLQGRISGPPHSLNALNLELHATDIKNGKRDWAKVDYNTRLDVLHGALVTLGRYQVRWAKFPLAFFGAVVDAAKVSDRRERERLAYELVLNKFDAMLSRVNSAPARQRGLVIHDQRVVGGGKRVWTEERAIQEWTRDWRESAGRVGQLHHLADIPLFADSQASRLIQGADLVSYALWRYYGARDREYLDILLDRFDSDGVALHGLIHYSRDFATGTCDCPPCVNRLERGMDPRTP; this is translated from the coding sequence CTGGATGAGTCGGGCACGCACGGCGGGAGCCCAGCGCTGATCGTGGGCGGCCTCGCCGTCCACGAAGACGACGCGCTCCACCTTCAACGGAAACTCGAGTCGTTCCTCCAAGGCCGGATATCCGGTCCGCCTCATTCGCTGAACGCACTCAACCTCGAGCTCCACGCGACGGACATCAAGAACGGAAAACGGGACTGGGCGAAGGTCGACTACAACACGAGGCTCGACGTGTTGCACGGAGCGCTGGTCACCCTGGGCAGATATCAGGTGCGGTGGGCGAAGTTCCCACTGGCGTTCTTCGGAGCCGTCGTGGACGCGGCGAAGGTCAGCGATCGCCGAGAGCGGGAGCGGCTGGCCTACGAACTCGTGCTCAACAAGTTCGATGCGATGTTGTCCAGGGTGAACAGCGCCCCTGCCCGCCAGCGTGGCCTCGTCATCCACGACCAGCGAGTCGTGGGAGGAGGCAAGCGTGTGTGGACCGAGGAGCGAGCGATCCAGGAATGGACGAGGGACTGGCGCGAATCCGCTGGGCGCGTCGGCCAGCTGCATCACCTCGCGGACATCCCGCTATTTGCAGATTCTCAGGCATCTCGGCTGATCCAAGGCGCTGACCTGGTGAGCTATGCACTCTGGCGATACTACGGCGCCAGAGACCGCGAGTACCTCGACATCTTGTTGGACCGCTTCGACAGTGACGGGGTCGCACTTCACGGGCTCATCCACTACTCGCGGGACTTCGCTACGGGCACTTGCGACTGCCCGCCCTGCGTGAACCGCCTTGAGCGCGGGATGGACCCCAGAACTCCCTGA
- a CDS encoding tyrosine-type recombinase/integrase: MGTSRPFGNIRKLPSGRYQARYSHLGNQVPADTTFATKAEARAWLASVETDLVAGRHVDPSSGRERFGDFATRWLEGRELRPRTRDTYASQLSHIVADFESVELRSITPSAVRAWHGRLSQSGLHPNTVAKVYRLFRTMLDTAVDDGVIRVNPVHIKGAASERSTERPPLGWDDIEAIADAILPRFAALVWVAATSGLRFGELTGLTRRHVDIDARTLRVDQALTFIRGQGATLGPPKSAAAHRSVVIPTAVAAMVDEHLSAFVSDGPDALVFTSLKDGPLLNGYFAPHWKRALRQACIDEATRFHDLRHLAGTSAATAGASLREIMARMGHASSDASLRYLQASQRRDVEIADRIEQRMNSDRPARR, encoded by the coding sequence ATGGGCACGAGCAGGCCTTTCGGCAACATCCGTAAGCTCCCGTCTGGGCGCTATCAGGCACGGTATTCGCATCTCGGGAACCAGGTGCCCGCCGATACGACTTTCGCGACCAAAGCCGAAGCGCGTGCGTGGCTGGCTTCAGTAGAGACCGATCTGGTGGCGGGCCGCCATGTCGACCCATCGAGTGGGCGGGAACGTTTCGGCGATTTCGCCACTCGCTGGCTCGAGGGCCGCGAGCTTCGTCCGCGTACCCGCGATACCTATGCCTCTCAGCTCTCCCACATCGTGGCGGACTTCGAGTCGGTCGAGTTGCGCAGCATCACGCCATCGGCGGTGCGGGCATGGCACGGCCGCCTGTCACAGTCCGGGCTGCACCCCAATACGGTCGCCAAGGTGTACCGACTGTTCCGCACGATGCTCGACACCGCCGTAGACGACGGGGTCATCCGCGTGAATCCGGTCCACATCAAAGGCGCCGCCTCGGAACGCTCAACCGAACGGCCACCCCTGGGCTGGGACGACATCGAAGCCATCGCGGACGCGATCCTCCCCCGGTTCGCCGCGCTGGTGTGGGTCGCCGCCACCTCAGGGTTGCGTTTCGGCGAGCTGACCGGGCTCACCCGCCGCCACGTCGACATCGACGCCCGGACGCTGCGCGTCGATCAGGCGTTGACATTCATCCGCGGACAGGGCGCGACTCTTGGTCCGCCGAAGTCCGCCGCGGCGCATCGCAGCGTCGTGATCCCCACCGCTGTAGCCGCCATGGTCGACGAGCACCTGAGCGCCTTCGTGAGTGACGGCCCTGATGCGCTCGTGTTCACCTCGCTCAAGGACGGCCCGCTGCTCAACGGCTACTTCGCACCGCACTGGAAACGCGCTCTGCGACAAGCCTGCATCGACGAGGCCACCCGTTTCCATGACCTGCGCCACCTGGCCGGGACCTCAGCGGCTACCGCCGGAGCGTCGCTACGCGAGATCATGGCGAGAATGGGCCACGCCTCCTCGGACGCGTCGCTGCGCTACCTGCAAGCCTCGCAGCGCCGAGACGTCGAGATCGCAGACCGCATCGAGCAGCGAATGAACAGCGACCGTCCCGCCCGCCGCTAG
- a CDS encoding TerC family protein: MTAIGGIVAATGPSAEEFVDLDVPLWGWGALVGAIVVLLVGDLLLVHRTPHEISFRAAAIESAVWIAIGLSFVGVLAWWQGGAASGEYLAGYLIEKSLSVDNVFVWAVIFNYFAVPNRYQFRVLFWGIFGALVLRALFIFAGVTLLETFDWILYVFGGFLLFTAFKISRSHGTEVHPESNPVLRVVQRVVPSTTEFDGQKLFTRRTGRLLATPLFAVLVLIETTDVVFAVDSIPAILAVSREPFIVFASNAFAILGLRALYFLLAGMAGRFRYLNRGLGVILAFVGVKMIIVEWYHFPTAVSLGVIAGVLAVTIFASLRADDADAERANR; this comes from the coding sequence ATGACGGCAATCGGAGGAATCGTTGCGGCAACCGGCCCGTCGGCCGAGGAGTTCGTGGACCTCGACGTCCCGTTGTGGGGCTGGGGAGCGCTTGTCGGAGCAATCGTGGTGCTGCTCGTCGGCGACCTGCTCCTCGTCCACCGCACACCCCACGAGATCTCGTTTCGCGCCGCCGCGATCGAGTCGGCGGTGTGGATCGCGATCGGCCTGAGCTTCGTAGGAGTGCTGGCGTGGTGGCAGGGCGGTGCCGCTTCCGGTGAGTACCTCGCCGGCTACCTGATCGAGAAGAGCCTCTCGGTGGACAACGTGTTCGTCTGGGCGGTGATCTTCAACTACTTCGCGGTGCCCAACCGCTACCAGTTCCGCGTCCTGTTCTGGGGAATCTTCGGAGCGCTCGTCCTGCGCGCTCTGTTCATCTTCGCCGGGGTGACGCTGCTCGAGACCTTCGACTGGATCCTCTACGTGTTCGGGGGGTTCCTGCTGTTCACGGCGTTCAAGATCTCCCGGAGCCACGGGACCGAGGTCCATCCCGAGTCCAACCCCGTACTGCGGGTCGTGCAGCGCGTCGTGCCCTCCACGACCGAGTTCGACGGCCAGAAGCTGTTCACGCGCCGAACGGGACGGCTACTCGCCACGCCGCTGTTCGCCGTACTCGTGCTGATCGAGACCACCGACGTCGTCTTCGCCGTCGACTCGATCCCCGCCATCCTCGCGGTGTCACGCGAGCCGTTCATCGTGTTCGCCTCCAACGCGTTCGCGATCCTCGGTCTGCGTGCCCTGTATTTCCTGCTCGCCGGCATGGCTGGGCGGTTCCGCTACCTCAACCGCGGTCTCGGGGTCATCCTCGCCTTCGTCGGTGTCAAGATGATCATCGTGGAGTGGTACCACTTCCCGACTGCCGTGAGCCTCGGGGTCATCGCGGGCGTCCTCGCCGTGACCATCTTCGCAAGCCTGCGGGCCGACGACGCCGACGCCGAAAGGGCGAATCGATGA
- a CDS encoding universal stress protein — MSTEAPLLVFGDDGSPEADVAWLWINNHHWPGWRIEAVTGTTPDPAEHAPPRPREWTPPWDRSPTAPADIASLSFLVATGDPRVLLAEHRDAALIVVGSRGLGHLRAIWKGSTSEWLMHQPAAPVAVIRSARPARSALICVDGSEHSLSAVRAMARLPLAPDVEATVLAVVDGTVDAGAATGSAVGLLAHEGVAASELHLKGRPAKVILDRLRDAPVDLVVLGTRGLTGVDRMKLGSTAAKVVRDAPCSALVATV, encoded by the coding sequence ATGAGCACCGAAGCGCCTCTACTGGTCTTCGGCGACGACGGGTCACCCGAGGCCGACGTCGCCTGGCTCTGGATCAACAATCACCACTGGCCCGGTTGGCGCATCGAGGCCGTCACCGGGACGACGCCGGATCCCGCCGAGCACGCTCCGCCCCGACCCAGAGAGTGGACGCCGCCGTGGGACCGCTCGCCCACCGCGCCGGCCGACATCGCGTCGTTGTCCTTCCTCGTCGCGACGGGGGACCCGCGGGTACTGCTCGCCGAGCATCGTGACGCGGCGCTGATCGTCGTCGGGTCGCGGGGACTCGGCCATCTGCGAGCCATCTGGAAAGGGAGCACCTCGGAGTGGCTGATGCATCAGCCGGCCGCTCCCGTCGCCGTGATCCGCTCGGCTCGACCGGCGCGTTCGGCACTGATCTGCGTCGACGGCTCGGAGCACTCGTTGTCGGCCGTGCGCGCGATGGCACGCCTGCCCCTTGCGCCGGACGTCGAAGCGACGGTTCTCGCCGTGGTCGACGGAACGGTCGACGCCGGTGCGGCCACAGGATCCGCCGTCGGGCTCCTCGCCCACGAGGGAGTGGCAGCCAGCGAGCTCCACCTGAAAGGACGGCCGGCGAAGGTGATCCTCGATCGGCTCCGGGACGCTCCCGTCGACCTGGTCGTTCTGGGTACTCGGGGTCTCACCGGCGTCGACCGGATGAAGCTGGGTTCGACCGCGGCCAAGGTCGTGCGGGACGCGCCATGTTCCGCGCTCGTCGCCACGGTGTAG
- a CDS encoding type II toxin-antitoxin system prevent-host-death family antitoxin translates to MDVAVSEFRAHLSEWLARAQQGDEIVVTDRGTPVARVVGIGRSSTLDQLTEQGVISRPSAAGRPAAAGAKRPRSKRPVASRVSEQRG, encoded by the coding sequence ATGGACGTCGCCGTTTCGGAGTTCCGGGCCCATCTGAGTGAATGGCTTGCGCGGGCGCAACAGGGCGACGAGATCGTGGTCACCGACAGGGGTACGCCCGTCGCGCGCGTCGTCGGGATCGGTCGTTCGTCGACCCTCGACCAGTTGACCGAGCAGGGAGTGATCTCTCGACCGTCTGCGGCCGGCCGACCGGCCGCGGCAGGAGCGAAACGGCCTCGATCCAAGCGTCCGGTCGCCTCACGTGTGAGCGAGCAGCGCGGCTGA
- a CDS encoding type II toxin-antitoxin system VapC family toxin — MALVYFDSSALVKLVVEEDGTETAAALWDGCDAALSSRIAYPEVCAALAAAERNDDLDSRSHAAALRGWETYWAATRPVELTVDVERAAGDLARRLALRGADAIHLASARALGVSDLVVAVWDRRLHAGAMALGLAVAPATLGS, encoded by the coding sequence ATGGCGCTGGTCTATTTCGACTCCAGTGCGCTCGTGAAGCTGGTGGTGGAGGAGGACGGCACCGAGACCGCAGCGGCCCTGTGGGACGGGTGCGACGCGGCGCTGTCCAGTCGGATCGCCTACCCGGAGGTCTGTGCGGCGCTCGCCGCGGCGGAGCGGAACGACGATCTCGACAGCCGCAGCCACGCCGCCGCGCTCCGTGGATGGGAGACCTACTGGGCCGCGACGAGACCTGTCGAGCTCACCGTCGACGTCGAGCGCGCCGCCGGTGATCTGGCCCGCCGCCTTGCACTGCGCGGAGCCGACGCCATCCACCTGGCGAGTGCCCGTGCGCTCGGAGTGTCGGATCTCGTCGTCGCGGTGTGGGATCGGCGCCTCCACGCAGGAGCCATGGCCCTCGGCCTCGCGGTAGCGCCGGCGACGCTGGGGTCCTGA
- a CDS encoding alkaline phosphatase D family protein has product MTPRPWRPTRRAFLASSVAATLAAACSGGDDSAGPAPDTTTSSTQAPADTTPTPTPSAEPIPGTTPEPLEPVDLPGDPFTLGVASGDPTSTSVILWTRLAPTPLDGGGMPDENLDVTWEVALDVSFVGLVASGRTPAIPGLAHSVHVDATGLAADTWYFYRFRIGEWTSPVGRCRTLPAVGATVESLRFGFSSCQNYEHGFYAAHANLALEDLDLFVWLGDYIYEAAPGRDPIQIPGGAARSHTAGECFTLADYRNRYALYKTDPNLQASHAARPWIVTWDDHEVVNDYAGPFGPDGATGAVFDERRAAGYLAWYEHMPVRLDPPDGVGWDIHRTIDWGDLASLFMLDGRQYRDDQPTDGDRVSIPGFGDALPITTIGPTAMDPDHSMLGADQEAWLLDGLRAAGPRWKVLANQVMMHGATLPLGDEPVVVNDTWDGYFANRRRILETIAADGVDDVVVLTGDFHSATVGDVKPDPFDAASPVVATEFMASSITSRFPLGENVGLIAPLLTASNPQIRFFDARKGYCTCEVTPDSWTTTYRAIADATVPDQQAETLSTWRVVAGTPGAQPI; this is encoded by the coding sequence GTGACTCCCCGACCCTGGCGACCGACCCGGCGCGCCTTCCTCGCCTCTTCCGTCGCCGCCACACTCGCGGCGGCGTGTTCGGGGGGCGACGACAGCGCCGGCCCGGCCCCGGACACCACGACGTCGTCCACGCAGGCGCCCGCTGATACGACGCCGACGCCTACGCCTTCCGCAGAGCCGATACCCGGGACCACGCCCGAACCCCTGGAGCCGGTCGACCTGCCCGGCGACCCGTTCACCCTCGGCGTCGCGTCCGGGGACCCGACGTCGACGTCGGTGATCCTGTGGACGCGGCTGGCGCCGACGCCTCTCGACGGCGGCGGCATGCCTGACGAGAACCTGGACGTCACCTGGGAGGTCGCGCTCGACGTCTCCTTCGTCGGTCTGGTTGCGAGCGGAAGAACTCCGGCGATCCCGGGCCTCGCCCACTCGGTCCACGTGGACGCCACCGGCCTCGCGGCCGACACCTGGTACTTCTACCGGTTCCGCATCGGCGAATGGACGAGCCCGGTGGGACGGTGCCGGACCCTCCCGGCCGTCGGGGCCACGGTGGAGTCCCTGCGGTTCGGCTTCTCGTCGTGTCAGAACTACGAGCACGGCTTCTACGCGGCGCACGCCAACCTCGCCCTCGAGGACCTCGATCTGTTCGTCTGGCTCGGGGACTACATCTACGAGGCCGCGCCGGGCCGCGATCCGATCCAGATCCCGGGCGGGGCGGCCCGCAGTCACACCGCCGGTGAGTGCTTCACGCTCGCCGACTACCGGAACCGCTACGCGCTCTACAAGACGGACCCGAACCTGCAGGCGAGCCACGCAGCCCGGCCGTGGATCGTCACCTGGGACGACCACGAGGTGGTCAACGACTACGCGGGACCGTTCGGCCCCGACGGCGCAACCGGGGCGGTCTTCGACGAGCGCCGTGCGGCGGGGTACCTCGCCTGGTACGAGCACATGCCGGTGCGGCTCGACCCGCCCGACGGCGTCGGCTGGGACATCCACCGCACCATCGACTGGGGTGACCTGGCGTCGTTGTTCATGCTGGACGGCCGCCAGTACCGCGATGATCAGCCGACCGACGGCGACCGTGTGTCCATCCCCGGGTTCGGCGACGCCCTGCCGATCACGACGATCGGCCCGACCGCCATGGACCCCGATCACTCGATGCTCGGAGCGGACCAGGAGGCGTGGCTGCTCGACGGGCTGCGCGCGGCCGGCCCTCGCTGGAAGGTGCTCGCCAACCAGGTGATGATGCACGGCGCCACCTTGCCGCTGGGCGACGAACCGGTCGTCGTGAACGACACCTGGGACGGCTACTTCGCGAACCGGCGCCGGATCCTCGAGACCATCGCGGCCGACGGGGTCGACGACGTCGTGGTCCTCACCGGCGACTTCCACTCGGCGACGGTCGGCGACGTGAAGCCCGATCCCTTCGACGCCGCTTCGCCGGTGGTCGCGACCGAGTTCATGGCTTCGTCGATCACGTCACGGTTCCCGCTCGGTGAGAACGTCGGGCTGATCGCACCTCTGCTGACCGCCTCGAACCCTCAGATCCGGTTCTTCGACGCTCGCAAGGGCTACTGCACCTGCGAGGTCACGCCCGATTCCTGGACGACGACGTACCGGGCGATCGCCGATGCGACGGTGCCGGACCAGCAGGCCGAGACGCTGAGCACCTGGCGGGTCGTGGCGGGGACGCCCGGCGCTCAACCGATCTGA
- a CDS encoding phosphohydrolase has translation MTDVHEPRAGFTRMEDSTAADWDIITMHHAQLVAGLPGRIMDHLRLLDGDFGGFAVDRLTHSLQTAALAEADGRDTEYVVCALLHDVGDTLGPLDHPGVAAAILKPVVSEANHWMVGHHGIFQGYYFWHHIGLDRNARDGFRDHEHYGRTEEFCRLYDMVAFDPERTTPPLEYFADAVAEVFAPPSFG, from the coding sequence ATGACCGACGTGCACGAACCCCGGGCCGGCTTCACGCGGATGGAGGACTCCACCGCCGCGGACTGGGACATCATCACGATGCACCACGCCCAGCTCGTCGCCGGGCTCCCCGGCCGGATCATGGACCACCTGCGGCTCCTCGACGGCGACTTCGGCGGATTCGCGGTCGACCGTCTCACCCACAGTCTCCAGACGGCAGCGCTCGCCGAGGCCGACGGGCGCGACACCGAGTACGTCGTGTGCGCTCTCCTGCACGACGTCGGTGACACGCTCGGTCCTCTGGACCATCCCGGTGTCGCCGCGGCCATCCTCAAGCCGGTCGTGTCCGAGGCCAACCACTGGATGGTCGGCCACCACGGGATCTTCCAGGGCTACTACTTCTGGCACCACATCGGCCTGGACCGCAACGCCCGCGACGGCTTCCGTGACCACGAGCACTACGGCCGCACCGAGGAGTTCTGCCGGCTCTACGACATGGTGGCCTTCGACCCGGAGCGGACGACCCCGCCTCTCGAGTACTTCGCCGATGCCGTCGCCGAGGTGTTCGCGCCACCTTCGTTCGGGTGA